The Solanum pennellii chromosome 11, SPENNV200 genome contains a region encoding:
- the LOC107003089 gene encoding chromatin structure-remodeling complex protein BSH-like, protein MKPQSASSSLKNPVKFRMPTAENLVPIRLDIEIDGQRFKDAFTWNPNDPDSEVVVFAKRTVKDLKLPPAFVTQIAQSIQSQLTEFRSYEGQDMHTGEKVVPIKLDLRVNHTVIKDHFFWDMNNFESDPEEFARTFCEDMKIEDPEVGPAIAIAIREQLYEIAKQSVASARESRANKKGRRGMEHPSASKVGLPALDLGKLFSIKSSVVRKKRDADAYEPIVDHLSNEEVDALEAKEERFAR, encoded by the exons ATGAAACCACAATCGGCATCTTCTTCACTGAAGAACCCAGTGAAGTTCAGAAT GCCAACAGCTGAGAATCTTGTTCCTATCCGTCTCGACATCGAAATTGATGGCCAAAGATTTAAAGATGCTTTTACTTGGAACCCCAACG ATCCTGACTCAGAGGTGGTGGTGTTTGCGAAGAGAACTGTGAAGGATTTGAAACTTCCTCCTGCTTTTGTCACTCAGATTGCTCAATCCATTCAG TCACAGTTGACAGAATTTCGGTCATATGAAGGACAAGATATGCACACTGGCGAGAAAGTTGTTCCCATCAAG CTTGATCTCCGAGTAAATCACACAGTTATCAAGGACCACTTTTTTTGG gACATGAACAATTTTGAGAGTGATCCTGAAGAATTTGCACGAACATTTTGTGAAGATATGAAAATTGAAGACCCAGAAGTTGGA CCTGCAATTGCCATAGCAATTAGAGAACAGCTTTATGAG ATTGCAAAGCAAAGTGTTGCATCCGCGAGAGAAAGCAGGGCTAATAAGAAAGGACGCAGAGGAATGGAACATCCCTCAGCCAG TAAAGTAGGTTTGCCTGCACTGGACCTGGGCAAGCTATTTAGCATAAAATCAAGTGTCGTCCG GAAGAAGAGGGACGCTGATGCATATGAACCAATTGTCGATCACCTGTCAAATGAAGAGGTGGATGCCCTCGAGGCTAAGGAAGAGAGGTTTGCTCGGTGA